Within Spinacia oleracea cultivar Varoflay chromosome 4, BTI_SOV_V1, whole genome shotgun sequence, the genomic segment CTCGAACAAACTTCCGCAGCTACTCATGTCAATTTAGAGGGGAATGAGATGTCAGTCAAAAACCCTTGAAAAGGCTATCATCATTGTCATTATATTATCAATATCATCATTTATAATACAAAAGTATATCAGATTAATTCTTACCTGGTGACATCTGGTGGTTGCAGCCTTCAAGTGATGTTCACAGAAAGCGCCTTGATATGGTATGTGTGAATTTATTGCATTTATATAAGTGTCTACTTTTTACGGGCTCTTGAATCTCTAATTGTCCACAAAACTTCACATGCCAGATACGTGCTCTGGTGGAGTCCTCACAATCAGAATTCTATCCAAACAATTCTAAAGAAATGGCGAGACAGGGACTTGGTAACTTGTCTGGTGCCAATCACTTGATGAAAGCCTCTCCTAGTTCAGACCAACTTGTTGCACAGTCAAATGCTTCACAAATGGTTCAGCAGATGACAAGGTTCTGATAGATCACCCCGCTTTGTCTCTTCAGCTTCAAATGAGTGTACATTATGGTGAGTAATAGTATTACTCTATTATCTTAGTCAATATGCTTTGTTGAATTCTTGAACTACCTGCATAATATTCGTTCGCTTTTGTCCGTCCTTGATGTAGAACGCACccaattttcacttatttttttctgaacttcttttatctgaacttatgaaaacttattttagttataaattgtacttggtcaacccttatttatcttgaacttaacttatttttccttaaattagtggaaataaggtgaaaagAGTACCGGGTATTAGTAACCTCTTTCTTTATATTGTCCAAGTGTGCTGTGGTAACAGTTGACTCTCATTTTTGTGTAATCTAATTCACTTAATTTCTCCAGCATCATATAAAACATGACTTTTTCCCTCTTCGATTCCACTATATAATTCACATCCTCTCTCGTTGTAGGTTGATAAAATGTGAGGGTACAGGTCTGCACAGCTAGGCGATTCTGAATAAACCAAAATCGCCAGGAACTGCCCGAATAGGATACTAACTGAAGACATGCAAGGAGTTCGTTTTAATTTCCTGTGTATATTATTGTGGAAGATGATATGCTGAGAAGGTCTGTTTGCAAACACTATAGCTATTTACTTTGTGCTTTCATACATACCATGGTGTAatcttattatttacatttgTGAGTGGTGGTTGCATTTCTGCATTTCATAAACGAATTGTAATACGAAACAGATGATTTTTTAACCTTAAGAAAAGTTATTAAaggtgattttttttattactgtCCAACAATGGAAACCTTTTTGCTCGCGTTGTCCTTATAGTAGAGTACGGAGTAGTAGTAGACAACATCTGTTTGAGGTTGTACTAAAATTATAGGCCACTTTTGTCAAGGATAGTTATGGTGTTTTAGAACAGTCTGTCTTTTTTCGAATATGACAATCATATAGGAATGGAGGAGCAGTCCACACATTTTATGATTTACCTAGTGAGGCGACGAGATTGAGGCTATCAAGTTTTAACTATGACAAAAATATCCGATACGGTTGATGTGATCCGAAAAATCGGATATCTGATCCGATTTTTTACATTTGGATATTTCGGGTCGGATTCGGATTGGATTTTAAAAATATCGGATATCCGGAATATCTGAATTTTctaatttttccaaaaaattaccTTTAAAATTTTGGGATATCCGTTAAATTCGGATGTTCCAGATCGGATATCTGAAAATTTTCGGATCGGAGTCTGGTCGAAATTttttcggatcggatcggatgtCTGAAATGCCCACTCCTAGTCCTTTGAACTGTTCCAACTTCAAACGAGGTTTGTGTCAGAGACCTAGAACTAAACCTGCTGATGATAACGGAATGAATAACACTAACAGAAGCTTAGACTGTAAATCTGTAATTAATGTCATACATGATACTTTACTGAATCCTCAATTACAGACGTGAAATCTGAAATATACAAAATCATCTGCAAATTTCTAACAAGTAAAAGAGGATATATGCTGGCAACTAAAACACAAAACTACCAACCAAAAAAAATTCTAACTTTGTGCTTCTAGGAAGGCATTGAAGTCCACCTCGATATCTTtgtctttattattattgttgttgttgtcgtggTTGCCATTGTCATCATCGTTATCGAACACAAAGGCAGCTGTAACTGGTGACTGCATATCACTCACACTACACCTAAGCAGCTCCATTGGCAAATCAAAGAAAAGGTTTGCAGATTCTCCCTCGTCATTATCCAACGACGAAGCCCATGACCCGCACTCAAACTTCTCCAACGAGACTCTCCTCGATATAGCCATTGGTTCGGTCTTACACGATGCTTGTGTCAAAACCGTTGATGTTGATGAGATTGATCTTACAGTCTTCCCTTTCCCTCTAGGAAGAAATAGGCACAACTTCCCACACTTAAACTTATCCTCGGGGTAATCAGAGTCTCGACTTTTACTCTTTTTCATCGTACTGTTATGGCGGTCTGCATTTCCGGGCCCAAGTGGTGGCTTAGACAAGCCGCCATTAAAATGCTTATTGTTATTAGTACTATTGCTTTGATCTTTTGCTGAGTGTTGGTTTGATTTCTCAAGCCAAAGATCAAAGTCATCCGCGGGCCCACTTGTTCTACCTTCCCCAAGCGACTTGCTCTTCCGTGTGTTAGactccgccatagcgaggtgcaCGTCATCCATCACAGACTGCACCCTATTCATCTTCTTAGACGCACTTTCCGGGGAGGAATTGGTGCTCACAAACTTGAGTTTTGGAGGTGGTGAAGCATTAGGGCCAGAACCGTAATTAATAGAATTAGTAGGAGGAGAAACTAGCCGGAAACTAGCTTGCCTTATTGTTGTGGTTGAACCTTGTAAGGAAATAGGATCAACCGAGATTTGTTTCTCCCTTTCCGAGCTATTCCTAGAAAGTACGGCCCTAGGAGGCTCTATGGCAAAGAACTCAGCTCCCTTTTCGTTATCAATTGTCATGAAAATACCAGCCTCTTCATCACTGAAGTTGCTGCCATTGGAGTACCGAGCACTGTCGCCTTTAGGGGGTACGTTCATgacagaagaagaagaaggatgcataattgtgtgtgtgttttgtgTATGAAGAATATGAGATATTATTAACTCATAagtttgatttttcttgaaatatgAAAAGATGTTAGGAATATATTACAAGAACGTGCAGCCATATCTTTGTATTGGTAGAATAGTGATTTCCATGTCCTGTGGCCGGCTGGTATAATTTAGGAACTATATTGTCCAGCGTTTACCTTTGCCTGGTAGGTTGACATATAAAATTATAGAGAGACTTATTCTTTACTGGATGAGGTCAACCAGTTTCATATAATACTAAGTAGTACCCATTACTGGGTTTTTTTCCAGTACTTAACAAATAATTATGTTTAGCGTTTACCTTTTCGACAGTAACTGCAACTGTTTCATACAGGGTCATGGCCGGATGAATAAACTGTTTCATACTGTTTCGTAGGAAATGTTGCTATATAAGGTTTTCGCTGCTGAATCAACTGCATCAGTATTTCTGGAGTTGGCTTCTGGTAAAACAGACCAACAGTTTCCTGAAATACTTACATAGATATCACATACGGAGTACTATGTTGGTTTGCTTGTTTAACGAAGGCCTATCTTCGATTTGCTTGACGGTCTGCAGGCAGTGCAGTAGGATACGATGATGGTaattgatagagtataaaactaatcttggggtttcaaccatcagcttaagcttttggttgagttggtcctttgacatggtatcagagccaacgtgACGCAAATGTCACGGGTTCGAAACTCATCCACTCCTcctttcaaagtggaatatttcgcgctatatgctgcatccacacttcaagcccaaagggctttcatgtgagggggcgtgatagagtataaaactaatcttggggcttcaaccatcagcttaagcttttggttgagttggtcctttgacagTAATCATAGACTTTTTCCAaggtcaaacaaaaaaaaaaatcatagacTTTTATGAACTTTAAAATCATACTCTAGACTTGGCCAGTTTGCTGGTTTTGTAGATAGTGGATTTCATTAGATGAAACAGAAGATCTTACAATTTCTTACTGTCATGTTTCCCTTAGCAGTCTGCATTATGTCATATGTCGTCTTAAGACTTTAATTTGTAGCTTTGATATTCCATTACAAACAGTATTTTTACGAAGTACTCCTGTTTTTTTTAGTGCCATACCCATGGAATATACGAGTAATTTCTTATCAAGTGCTAAATTGCGTTTAGTTGGACATAGGAAATTCCATAAAAGTTCCACTTAGTTAGGGTAACGGCGGGATAGAACTTCTTAGGAAGTTCAACTTTTCAGGCTGTCAACTAAAACACAACACTAATTCTCCCCATGACTTTTTTTTACCAAACTATTCTTCTTGGAAACTTTTCTTTTTggatgttctttttttttttaattctacgCAATTCTTCCTCTATTTTAAGATATTACACTTACTGGTTATTTAACTGTTTTTTGTAATCCGCGACTGGTATTCGCTCCATTACATCTTTTCTTTACCAAACCCGATGTTGACTCTGCCCTGTACGGAAATAACCACATCTTCAAGGAGTCGTATGTTGAACATTTAACATGCAAACTAAAGCTTAATTGATAAGATTATTTTGACAATTAACATGGTTAATCATAATGTATATTAGTAAAGGAAGGGATAAAAAGGATTCTAAGGATATAGATTTTATAAATGAGTTACaattgtatgattaaatttggaggaagtctttgtcacaagtgacttgtgtccatattggacacaagtgagtaccaatacagaatttggagtaccaatacagaataTGTTAGTACCAATACAAATTATGTGAAACCAATAATAACACATATGACTTATATTGGTGATATTTCTAAGCAATTTTGCATTTTGGTACTGACATATTATGTGTTAGTACTCAAGATGATTGTATTTGGATCACTTGTGTCCATGtggacacaagtcacttgaGGTTTAGAAACCCTCTTAAATTTGATCTTAAAAGGTTTTATATTATTAGTAAAGGAAAGGATAAAAAGGAAGTGGTTACGTTGAAATTTCTCTTTTCTTCCAAATTCTTCCGATAAGAATTTACTATTTTGTATCAAACTAGATACGAAGTAAGCCCCTATGTTACAATTTACAACCAAATATAATAAAGCCTCTCAAATTCTCTTCGTATTGCTGAAAAACGTCCAATTAATatgcaaaacatattaaaattcGTTGTTGGATTAGATTATGTTAccaaatactccgtataaataagcaattcaaatttcaaatctcCTCTGCGTAATATGGAGAGTTAGTTGAATGTGGTACCATACGATAGTTGTGGGGGTTAATTGCCTACAATTAAAAGTAGTGGGTAGGCTGCAAATGAGCCAATACGTTCGCTAATAACTCGCGAACAAGCTCGGTCAAAGTCCGTTTATTACTTAATGAATGAGTTTGAACAAAAATTCTAGCTCAATAAGTAAAGGAGCCAAGCTCGAACAACATCATGTTCGGCTCGTTAATGTTCACGAGAACTCGTTTATAGCTCATTAATTACTCGTTTACAAGCCCGTTTATAACTTGCTCAATCtcgaaaaaataattaatggaaTAAAATATAAGTTTTATATGACCTTACATGTCAAGAAATGTATAAAACGAAAGCGGAAACTTCCGTTTAGCTCGAACTCGAACTCGGGTTCAAGCTCGAGCTAAACGAGCGAGCTCAAGCCGAGCTCGAGATATCCAAATGCTTAGCGAACAAAGCTCGAACAATAAATTGCAAAGCTCGGTTCAGCTCGAGACAAGCTCAGACAATGAAAATCTTTATCAAGCTTATCTCGAACAAAGTAACACTCGAATCGGCTCGTTTGCGGTCCTAATAATTGGTAAATGTTGTAAAAAAAATCTTAATCTAAATTTTGGGCAAATTTATTTCTAAATATAGAAATATTTATAGTCACCTGCAAAAATGAACTTGTTCGTCACAGAATCACAGTCAACACAAATGCATTCTCTCACTTGCTCAAATCTTTCTCCTCCAGTCTCCCGATTAGAACAACAAACTTCAACAGATTCAACCATTTCTCCCTTAATTAAACCCTCGGCAATTTAGGGTTTTTGCCCCGATTTCAATTTTCCCAGACCtctgaatttgaatttgataaaGCAATTGGAGAGTGTTAATGGCAAAAGCTTAAGCTTACATTAATGGCGATAGCATCTTTCTTCAACAGTTCAACTTCTACTTAAACCCTTCGCAAATCAGGGATTTCTCTTTCATGTAGTGATACCGTCGCCTTCAATTTTTACAGACCTCTGAAATTGGTTAGGTAGTataatcaaattagggttttcgaAATTGAAGAATGGCGATTATACTTGGAGTTGGTGTAAAACAAATCGTTGCAAAAGCTTCAGCTTACATTAATGGCGGTAACATCATTCATCGTCTTCCAACTTCTGTTTTTCATCTCCACAGCATTTCTGACTCCGCTGAAAATGACGTTGATCCCAAATTCTTCCTGAAATCGGTGCGACAACAATCTAAGCTGGGATTTCGCAACCTTGAAGATGCTGTCTCTCTCTTCAATAGAATGACCCGTATGAATCCTCTCCCTTCTCCTTTCGATTTTACTCTAATTTTGTCTTCTATGGCCAAGATT encodes:
- the LOC110794736 gene encoding uncharacterized protein, with the protein product MHPSSSSVMNVPPKGDSARYSNGSNFSDEEAGIFMTIDNEKGAEFFAIEPPRAVLSRNSSEREKQISVDPISLQGSTTTIRQASFRLVSPPTNSINYGSGPNASPPPKLKFVSTNSSPESASKKMNRVQSVMDDVHLAMAESNTRKSKSLGEGRTSGPADDFDLWLEKSNQHSAKDQSNSTNNNKHFNGGLSKPPLGPGNADRHNSTMKKSKSRDSDYPEDKFKCGKLCLFLPRGKGKTVRSISSTSTVLTQASCKTEPMAISRRVSLEKFECGSWASSLDNDEGESANLFFDLPMELLRCSVSDMQSPVTAAFVFDNDDDNGNHDNNNNNNKDKDIEVDFNAFLEAQS